The following coding sequences lie in one Candidatus Methylomirabilota bacterium genomic window:
- a CDS encoding prepilin-type N-terminal cleavage/methylation domain-containing protein: MFTKVRETLFGNGREAGFTLVELLIVILIVGILSAVALPLYLGYTKDARLAEAKALAGSAMTSLSGCVQVKGTGGNCVVSEVQQRIGLDTAN, encoded by the coding sequence CGCGAGACGTTGTTCGGGAATGGACGGGAAGCGGGCTTCACGCTGGTCGAGCTGCTCATCGTCATTCTAATCGTGGGAATTCTCTCGGCGGTGGCGCTGCCGCTCTACCTTGGCTACACGAAGGACGCGCGGCTGGCGGAAGCCAAGGCCCTGGCCGGCTCGGCCATGACGTCGCTGTCGGGCTGCGTGCAGGTCAAGGGCACGGGTGGGAACTGCGTGGTGAGCGAGGTGCAGCAGCGGATCGGGCTGGACACGGCCAAC